From the Deinococcus radiophilus genome, one window contains:
- a CDS encoding protein kinase domain-containing protein encodes MSELLDTVLLLGLFVAALRLMLFPAERLLRYLTLLVLAGLAALLVTLNWEANPQAAPGRVQGLLVLAAALLPALLGVHLPRRWVDWGGRRGVRPGGLDPSPAELSRPGPGRRTWIPGLRVGHGEENEQPPAHLGEYLIERRIGIGGMGNVYLAQRRSDGRQAALKVPQEKFLADEKFVKRFFREAEILMQFDHPNIVEVFSYRMEDGEYYIAMEYLDGISLEQILEERQLTLPEAVQIFRALADALRHIHLHKVIHRDLKPSNVMLLQGALDGGQLQPGGVKLMDFGIAVGQALSRLTMTGARVGTPTYMAPEQAKGIRTDARSDLYALGLLAYEMITGKAAFEGSYESVVHQQVFEDPKPPNQLRRGVPSRLNDLILHMIEKDPDKRPNLDEVIAALDEGILVDDAFEDADVLAITVEDAQGSLRLLDTTGKLRQTWGSRGAVTEHELRLPGPPSALHGGPHGELLVAFQNRRPSGEGSGGLVWVLNSQGQRVQQFGEYGLGESQLLQPCGLAVLRDQIYVLDGEAHQVKVYSLKGEFRFAFGREGGREGEFRRPTMLAAAAAHLYVLDTGNHRVQRFTADGEYMSRLAFRLERGSENLRPLTGLTVDSAGAVYLVDSTAAKVRRVDPDGDVTAPVALSREVGEPGDALWLLSIGPKGQIYAVPRGSHLLRIYSPSGDLLGTRNMYTPVTNLAAFQRRLLAEAAQRISA; translated from the coding sequence ATGAGTGAGCTGCTGGACACTGTTCTGCTGCTGGGTCTCTTTGTGGCGGCCCTGCGGCTCATGCTCTTTCCGGCCGAGCGGCTGCTGCGGTACCTCACCTTGCTGGTTCTGGCCGGGCTGGCTGCGTTGCTGGTCACCCTCAACTGGGAAGCCAATCCCCAGGCTGCGCCGGGCCGCGTCCAGGGGCTTTTGGTGTTGGCTGCCGCGTTGCTTCCGGCCTTGCTGGGGGTCCATCTGCCGCGCCGCTGGGTGGACTGGGGGGGACGGCGGGGCGTCCGGCCCGGTGGACTGGACCCGTCACCAGCTGAGCTGTCCCGCCCAGGGCCGGGCCGCCGCACCTGGATTCCGGGCTTGCGGGTAGGCCACGGAGAAGAGAACGAACAGCCTCCCGCGCATCTGGGCGAGTACCTGATCGAGCGCCGCATTGGTATCGGGGGAATGGGCAACGTGTATCTGGCCCAGCGACGCAGCGACGGGCGGCAGGCAGCTCTCAAGGTTCCACAGGAGAAATTCTTGGCCGACGAGAAGTTCGTCAAGCGTTTTTTCCGCGAGGCGGAGATTCTGATGCAGTTTGACCATCCCAACATTGTGGAAGTGTTCAGCTACCGCATGGAGGACGGTGAGTACTACATCGCTATGGAGTACCTAGACGGGATCAGCTTGGAGCAGATTCTTGAGGAGCGTCAGCTCACCCTCCCTGAAGCGGTGCAAATTTTTCGGGCACTGGCGGACGCCCTGCGGCACATTCATCTCCACAAGGTGATTCACCGCGACCTCAAGCCCAGTAATGTGATGCTGCTGCAAGGGGCGCTGGACGGTGGGCAGCTGCAGCCTGGGGGCGTCAAGCTGATGGATTTCGGTATTGCGGTGGGCCAGGCCCTTTCGCGCCTCACCATGACCGGGGCGCGGGTAGGCACGCCCACCTACATGGCTCCCGAACAGGCCAAAGGCATCCGCACCGATGCCCGCAGTGACCTGTACGCGTTAGGCCTGCTGGCCTACGAGATGATCACCGGCAAGGCGGCTTTTGAGGGCAGTTACGAGTCGGTGGTGCATCAGCAGGTCTTCGAGGACCCCAAGCCGCCCAATCAGCTGCGGCGAGGGGTGCCCAGCCGCCTGAATGATCTGATCCTGCACATGATCGAAAAAGACCCCGATAAACGGCCCAACCTGGATGAAGTGATTGCTGCACTGGATGAGGGCATCTTGGTAGACGATGCCTTTGAGGACGCCGATGTGCTTGCCATAACGGTTGAAGATGCCCAGGGCTCACTACGCCTGCTGGACACCACGGGCAAGCTACGGCAGACTTGGGGAAGTCGTGGCGCGGTGACGGAACATGAACTGCGGCTCCCTGGCCCTCCCAGTGCCCTACACGGTGGCCCACACGGCGAACTGCTGGTGGCCTTTCAGAATCGCCGCCCTTCCGGTGAGGGGAGTGGTGGGCTGGTCTGGGTGCTGAACTCGCAGGGGCAACGGGTACAGCAATTCGGTGAATATGGTCTGGGCGAGTCGCAATTGCTTCAGCCCTGTGGCCTGGCGGTGCTAAGAGACCAGATCTATGTCCTGGACGGCGAGGCGCATCAGGTGAAGGTGTACAGCCTGAAGGGCGAGTTCCGATTTGCTTTCGGGCGTGAGGGTGGGCGCGAGGGCGAGTTCCGCCGCCCGACCATGCTGGCTGCGGCGGCTGCCCATCTCTATGTGCTGGATACGGGGAACCACCGCGTGCAGCGTTTTACGGCAGACGGCGAATATATGTCGCGTCTGGCGTTCCGGTTAGAGCGTGGTTCGGAGAATCTGCGCCCGTTGACTGGGCTGACCGTGGACAGTGCCGGGGCTGTGTATCTGGTGGATTCCACCGCTGCCAAGGTGCGGCGAGTGGACCCAGATGGCGATGTGACGGCTCCGGTGGCCCTCAGCCGTGAAGTGGGTGAGCCGGGTGATGCACTGTGGCTGCTGAGTATCGGTCCTAAAGGCCAGATCTATGCGGTGCCGCGTGGCAGTCACCTGCTGCGGATTTACAGTCCGTCGGGTGATTTGCTGGGAACACGCAACATGTATACCCCCGTGACCAATCTGGCGGCTTTTCAGCGCCGCTTACTGGCTGAGGCGGCCCAGCGTATTTCTGCCTGA
- a CDS encoding YczE/YyaS/YitT family protein yields MTRATSAPLEGVKHWPFGARLALLLFGLMLYGLSLRLMIDAGVGVAPWDVLHTGMADRLPVTVGQAGIAAGVVIVTLSRLLLREPIGLGTVLNAVLVGLFLDLFAFFPEPSSLLLRWGEFLIGVALLGLATGTYVAAALGAGPRDGLVLGLSRLSGAPVATIRTVIELLVLALGWALGGQLGLGTAAFALLSGPAMAWGMGLFGLTRPQPTPPAARAP; encoded by the coding sequence TTGACCCGCGCAACTTCGGCCCCCTTGGAGGGCGTCAAGCACTGGCCTTTCGGGGCACGGCTGGCCCTGTTGCTGTTTGGCCTGATGCTTTATGGGCTCTCGCTGCGTCTGATGATCGATGCAGGAGTGGGCGTGGCTCCCTGGGACGTGCTGCACACCGGGATGGCTGACCGGCTACCGGTGACGGTCGGCCAGGCAGGCATTGCCGCCGGGGTGGTCATCGTGACCCTCAGCCGACTGCTGCTGCGTGAACCGATTGGCCTGGGGACCGTCCTGAATGCTGTACTGGTCGGCTTATTTCTGGACCTGTTCGCCTTTTTTCCAGAGCCAAGCAGTCTGCTGCTACGTTGGGGCGAATTTCTGATCGGCGTTGCCCTGCTGGGTCTGGCCACCGGCACCTATGTGGCCGCCGCGCTGGGCGCTGGCCCGCGTGACGGACTGGTGCTGGGCCTCTCACGGCTGAGCGGCGCTCCGGTCGCCACCATACGGACGGTCATCGAGCTCTTGGTCTTGGCGCTGGGCTGGGCGCTGGGAGGACAGCTGGGGTTAGGCACAGCTGCCTTTGCGCTGCTGAGCGGCCCCGCGATGGCGTGGGGCATGGGCCTGTTCGGCCTGACCCGTCCCCAGCCCACTCCCCCTGCTGCCCGTGCCCCCTGA
- a CDS encoding SDR family oxidoreductase, translated as MTSAPAQHVPFRLDGRRALVTGGSKGIGFAAAQLMRELGAEVTIAARTESDLQAAAGQIGAAWVAADVGTPEGVAAALEAAGAVDILVANAGGPPQALPSEVPEEAWEAGYQTNFLSTVRLAAGVLPGMQERGWGRIIAVTSMTVSHPVLRLPVSNAMRAAVTNHLRTLALEVAGNGVTCNTVAPGYTATERLQALHHDPAEAQRLAGSIPAGRFGEPREVAAAIAFLSTDEAAYITGQELLVDGGFNI; from the coding sequence ATGACCTCAGCACCTGCCCAGCACGTTCCTTTTCGCCTGGATGGACGCCGCGCCCTCGTCACCGGCGGATCGAAAGGCATCGGATTCGCGGCGGCGCAGCTGATGCGCGAGCTGGGCGCCGAAGTCACCATCGCGGCCCGCACCGAAAGTGACCTGCAAGCGGCCGCTGGGCAGATCGGAGCGGCCTGGGTGGCGGCCGATGTCGGCACTCCTGAGGGTGTCGCTGCTGCCCTAGAAGCTGCCGGAGCGGTAGATATTCTGGTGGCCAATGCTGGCGGACCACCGCAGGCCCTCCCCAGCGAAGTCCCTGAAGAGGCCTGGGAAGCGGGTTATCAGACCAACTTCCTGAGTACCGTGCGGCTGGCGGCTGGCGTGCTGCCCGGTATGCAGGAGCGCGGCTGGGGCCGGATCATCGCCGTCACCTCCATGACCGTCTCGCATCCAGTGCTGCGCCTGCCGGTCAGTAACGCCATGCGCGCCGCCGTGACCAACCATCTACGGACCCTGGCCCTAGAAGTGGCAGGGAACGGCGTGACCTGCAACACGGTAGCCCCCGGTTACACCGCCACGGAGCGGCTTCAGGCCCTGCACCATGACCCTGCCGAGGCGCAGCGCCTGGCTGGCAGTATTCCAGCAGGCCGCTTCGGAGAGCCGCGTGAGGTGGCTGCTGCCATCGCGTTCCTGTCCACGGACGAAGCCGCTTACATCACTGGCCAGGAACTGCTGGTCGACGGTGGGTTCAACATTTGA
- a CDS encoding DUF2259 domain-containing protein — MKKILALMLTLLATQASAADLPQPYRYGFSEGGAYHLMLTHWVADGSGFPAAELRVVRQGVGVLISDRLVLREAAEGTTSAQVAEQLLTRHAARLRQLGLERPIPGQMLWAQALPLPSLAGWPAQEPQTVTLNSGLGSTVRTLEVRPQAAYNHCEYRGLLPADPVGLRLRVNGQDWFRDAAQLPAGRNCVAAYRLEAAWQYGDAVAVLLRGYGPGFEGPDAHPITFLNRAPAPSGTPTPVSQAQPAPQEQVAP, encoded by the coding sequence ATGAAAAAAATCCTGGCCCTGATGCTGACGTTGCTGGCGACCCAGGCCAGCGCCGCCGATCTGCCCCAACCCTACCGCTACGGGTTCAGCGAAGGCGGAGCCTATCACCTGATGCTGACCCACTGGGTGGCGGATGGCAGTGGGTTTCCAGCTGCTGAGTTGCGGGTGGTGCGCCAGGGCGTAGGGGTGCTGATCAGTGACCGCCTGGTTCTCCGGGAGGCGGCAGAAGGCACCACCTCGGCGCAGGTGGCCGAGCAGCTGCTGACCCGCCACGCCGCCCGGCTGCGGCAGCTGGGCCTGGAGCGGCCCATTCCGGGCCAGATGCTGTGGGCACAGGCGTTACCCTTGCCTTCGCTGGCCGGCTGGCCCGCGCAAGAGCCGCAGACCGTGACGCTGAATTCCGGCTTGGGCAGCACCGTCCGTACCCTGGAGGTACGCCCCCAGGCGGCCTATAACCACTGCGAATATAGGGGGCTGTTACCAGCTGATCCAGTGGGTCTCCGCCTGCGGGTGAACGGTCAGGACTGGTTCCGCGACGCCGCCCAACTGCCTGCTGGCCGCAACTGCGTGGCGGCCTACCGCCTAGAAGCGGCCTGGCAATACGGAGACGCCGTAGCTGTGCTGCTGCGTGGCTATGGCCCTGGCTTTGAGGGGCCTGATGCCCACCCCATCACCTTCCTGAACCGCGCTCCGGCACCAAGCGGCACGCCTACTCCTGTCTCACAAGCGCAGCCTGCTCCG